In Halichondria panicea chromosome 9, odHalPani1.1, whole genome shotgun sequence, a genomic segment contains:
- the LOC135341815 gene encoding uncharacterized protein LOC135341815, with translation MENPTVIITDTGELQLTSITRHCLLHTIEVIRPHINLSIVLPQSGSHKIDSFCGELQEAILTKHPKKRSTQSLPEDPLVPSIEIHRLCEGAIGSLDFTLIIEKNFLATSKGNINLDAFHRCCWKYYEMERKSEISYPKWFSRECTYRLWLIYNCVLEPDLNTTLSMKTTNEVLKRIVEYCGYTWNPTYAYATATQMSFPEYLAAITTYFEQFKLEMSLTCEVIGDMVDEIVNGVLKTGRLTKKGHMRKNWKNRWFVLQRTVLRYYMSRDNMTLKGQLVLNGNTEVKSIPDKGKRRFCFHVTCGHTGTPFEIAAEDQRTKHEWMLAIRKAIALAKVLDGSSKANEFAESLQGFYLLKYGTSQPVLARQDSTVRKMKFQATLKDQRKRLSGRDSKTTIPTSAQFDSSGEVGDDLEQYVAMGPGQGNITSDDSDSDTEGQYVPMKPLSIEELSQSYDEVTIHVTQSLPPTIGERSFMQARSSGTFSGPFVTTQDKPLILEPTPEEDEGGYISLKKEAKKDLTYDPVSFEDGNRTQQHAYDPVTYDDKDRMKSKTVSRRKSDPKSPSLLCPTSLSPTSLSPEFDDGKDGSYIHVVHSRPNIPPNLPSQTVSTPNALESSASYDEPKNWTVKKDSGLYLTLIHDSPKSPTYTENGIPKDHPPTVPAHRKSPSPIHKHRFTMSERFDLPPPPPPRMNMHASSPNLPRAPPPLPPTRRRSSDSPTSPVRVAGHSSVPPPLPSKNSSGSPTSPIRNLSSSSPEHSFRRATIMSPTKEYPRIIEEPHALLKRRSFDDGEPNTNS, from the exons TTGACAGTTTCTGTGGTGAGCTCCAAGAAGCCATCCTCACAAAACATCCGAAGAAGAGGTCTACTCAGAGCCTACCTGAAGATCCACTGGTGCCTTCTATCGAAATTCATCGATTGTGTGAAGGAGCTATTGGCTCGTTGGACTTCACGCTTATCATTGAGAAAAACTTCCTGGCAACCTCGAAAGGCAATATCAATCTGGACGCCTTTCATCGCTGTTGCTGGAAGTACTACGAGATGGAGAGGAAGAGTGAAATATCGTACCCCAAATGGTTCTCAAGAGAATGCACGTACCGACTATGGCTGATCTATAACTGTGTGCTGGAGCCAGATTTGAATACTACTCTCTCAATGAAAACCACTAATGAAGTATTGAAAAGAATAGTTGAGTACTGTGGGTACACATGGAATCCCACCTATGCTTATGCAACAGCGACTCAAATGAGCTTTCCAGAATATCTTGCCGCCATTACTACTTACTTTGAGCAGTTCAAGTTGGAAATGTCACTCACCTGTGAG GTGATTGGAGACATGGTGGACGAGATAGTGAATGGGGTTCTAAAGACCGGGCGTCTGACAAAGAAAGGTCACATGAGGAAGAACTGGAAGAATCGTTGGTTTGTGCTCCAGCGGACAGTGCTGCGGTACTACATGTCCCGGGACAACATGACCCTCAAA GGTCAACTAGTGTTAAATGGCAATACAGAGGTGAAGAGTATCCCTGACAAGGGCAAGAGACGATTTTGTTTCCACGTTACATGCGGGCACACGGGGACACCGTTTGAGATAGCAGCTGAAGATCAAAGGACAAAGCATGAGTGGATGCTGGCTATTCGGAAG GCTATAGCTCTGGCCAAAGTGCTGGATGGGAGCTCAAAAGCAAATGAGTTTGCTGAGTCCTTGCAAGGTTTTTACCTACTAAAGTATGGGACCTCTCAGCCAGTGCTAGCTCGGCAAGACTCCACAGTGAGGAAGATGAAATTTCAGGCCACCCTAAAAGACCAGCGGAAGAGACTCTCCGGCAGGGACAGCAAGA CAACAATTCCTACAAGTGCTCAATTTGACTCCTCTGGAGAAGTTGGGGATGACTTAGAGCAGTACGTTGCCATGGGTCCTGGGCAGGGGAATATCACCAGTGACGACAGTGACTCAGACACTGAGGGCCAGTATGTACCAATGAAACCACTCTCTATCGAAGA GTTGTCTCAGTCGTATGATGAGGTCACCATCCATGTGACCCAAAGCCTCCCACCCACTATTGGAGAACGGTCCTTCATGCAGGCACGCTCTTCCGGAACATTCTCCGGCCCTTTTGTAACTACCCAAGACAAG CCACTCATTCTTGAGCCTACTCCAGAGGAGGACGAAGGTGGCTACATTTCCCTTAAGAAGGAGGCTAAGAAGGATCTCACTTACGATCCCGTCAGCTTTGAGGATGGTAACCGTACTCAGCAGCATGCCTACGATCCTGTGACGTATGATGATAAGGACAGAATGAAGAGTAAAACTGTGAGCAGGAGAAAATCTGACCCGAAGTCACCTTCACTACTTTGCCCGACCTCACTTAGTCCAACGTCACTGAGTCCAG AATTTGATGATGGAAAAGACGGATCATACATCCATGTGGTCCATAGCCGCCCAAATATTCCCCCAAACTTGCCTTCGCAGACAGTTTCAACTCCCAATGCATTGGAATCATCTGCTTCGTATGATGAACCGAAGAATTGGACAGTGAAGAAAGACTCTGGTCTCTACCTGACTCTGATACATGACAGTCCCAAGAGCCCCACCTACACGGAAAACGGCATTCCCAAGGATCATCCGCCGACAGTGCCTGCACACAGGAAAAG CCCATCCCCTATCCACAAACATCGTTTCACCATGTCTGAGAGGTTTGACTTACCTCCTCCACCTCCACCCCGAATGAACATGCACG CCTCAAGCCCCAACCTGCCCAGAGCACCCCCTCCCCTACCCCCAACCAGGAGACGCTCAAGTGACAGCCCAACTAGTCCCGTACGCGTTGCTGGTCACAGTAGTGTACCCCCTCCTCTACCATCCAAAAACTCAAGTGGTAGTCCAACTAGTCCGATAAGAAATCTCTCATCGAGTTCTCCTGAGCACAGCTTTAGGAGGGCAACTATTATGTCTCCAACTAAAGAGTACCCAAGGATAATAGAAGAGCCACATGCTTTGTTAAAACGTAGGTCATTTGATGATGGTGAACCTAACACAAACTCTTAA
- the LOC135341811 gene encoding dystonin-like yields MMSDNDSVIVKDSPGTSVDESWIHLGGEPQAKEDIGQWYRSIQSRLKDIPSSSTDYQTLLNTIQQLQDIFDAVHTKKSDPAVNQLKLSFSFDDLYRSLSIKQDTSFKEIISIHKEKLEDIQQTLEDVEQTLGQKVDKDWSYPDTQTLLDSVKDVRKTIASCDAGLQTILDAPRPTRQASFVQKQVQQIEQDSISPKSQAYRESESICNSATTQLLFCQDLERRLENKIEELDMFQKEKRENYLKELSDVEHWLTGFYSLLCQEPVRDVEGGGYASGQQVIFDDQDPNFGYDSSEDLLLSDSGSSVGAEHDHVALETSVDADLGDDEYMEQITQRVFSPVDGPQLQGETDLDEMVAIGPPFEQETDLDEKLTSPKQFIHVQQHIQQRSTDLDAVTGIGVEGSDVDSDTVVGAESTGSGSTVQAIGVRKDQVREPQGLPESVSVGDDVSEEEGSSSREEGSGSYENESDSSGWSESVELLSMIHDATLDQHLPHEITTLTPENITILLQALMTAQDELPMQEAGIRDALSKVALILSSSGQEEELLRRVGWVETVWDLAAESLTARLSQLQFENQQRTVRASILEVKQELEAQPNLLLTAEEVSVSMNALLDYFENGIFEKKKNEQLAEMQDLLTKLVEVWPKGATSRVCGQVVERLTQAYETIKERVTQQKAFLVECLSLWTTFQSGCGQLSDWLDHVEELVAKETYGYDIKETEECYQTITALKKQLPSYESQFTELFEHGDIMMQKMVEGGEAAQSIDQKLSSFEQRFSDLVTQNTGAIDTLESAVKKVLIDWKAFTGMYGGTQSFISQMTKMVGTEPLESSNGDNTILTTYMTYQEQLTNMEVQYNRLVATGESLLSNKKIGNRDGIRSDLSRLQVLWHPLRDNVSDSFKLLVSEYNDWIMMKLQKMSGMVRQAEELVSQKVIFVEGFPLAKLFDNNAAELLKEADILVASQEELDQLENDCTDIEEDLLQRQVQQETSPGMRKSASSLELPATILEKQRLQENRLKLQTTSDALQPIINVFYLQLQLLQSMQDGRSIVSKAMELVGGQEELEEVLADLELKLSGDFFEGLSAEAYDLGAVAEDCEHTMDDIGEQEEFTLPPYQEISRVNRLLADEVETLSSNTERARMRLTLFIQWWAEYYDNYDDLSRWLEGAETRLQQLVARAESTQPPLVSPAELLIDVQELQSECKEKQVLLNALTSTSRNIIDEITTRGSPPGEITDQATDIQQRFKTLCEGVEMRVGVLTEGASLFDSFINLLTDFANWLNEFHSTLYDEVCVRIQAKASDEIISRHKNRLEGYLQKVSAHTLEYESLMANSDKWGDHLIPDESGGNLPSPSEPSPPPFSVDDDFASQVPLPYVKKRLGSISKKWSKIQELIVEREHQLEINGGSIQTFFESLQAMTDWIEGKLKLEILASPPPANLTALKEHLQLLKDLETEMEGQVVMIESLTQAVAALKQTLSGPNVVVVERKMSEMNQLWTRLEEDKDKREKVCQALMPRIKSFWVSCDGLEEWVAQRETTFTECGPIGANLTRLKEQGEILQTLDDELLEKKREPEDVVSESTNLLKECQDNSGADILTKSKDMDARFSTLSQESVERLELCEEALSACQDFQKKVDSFVQWLEIIEKSLTDMKDVKKPIGTIQLQLDEFYDFMRDVETHTEDYLSLCPEAKRLSDQYKPSDVLDEMMVGLGNRWTQCVEALTKRCDDLLELIALWNKYESEVKGLLDWITDEANKFSKQVTTKGDEGVEDYIQACKEFTDTMSNKKEGITEIQKLADKLRKEDGVKKNGTSDVDSRWNDVNQHWGSLVKLLSETMLHLESTHAEMRHVIRIRREEFGWLETCELAAADKVRTEGDVAVIEQEIETHKQLLTEIQNHQKECEFIKRTITFLVEHSRKENREPLKAEAEDFCARYQLLLSSEDTYISHLQESIPYWEEFKKQSHELSEWIDWANEELVSDRVVSGNASVTNTSLDNAQNLLQDTRSKKAPLNAAVHVGDDLNELVVSADQQYIADTLECLKDGQESVNVKTENLVTMLDDRLRSWQVFPVEEARVVQEFLEDVSNAIEEDLDEEELSSEQLMDKIEQLESLQEAQQSNEQKVFAIEQSAGSDAIKKALEKNPDISKERNNLLQGWSCVSSTLRDKITTIKQKASMVKEVESLCRSCEDQIKDYQSHLDAPLLPSVLLESIHADTRERADRLHNSCQSLLTSLNKALHKYDSSNNQFLTVPVYLRDKASSCSDQFTRLSARAEEWGSRIDDIISSWTTFKEYLGTLLSWCNESLSEVSTLSTVQNFATDFSSLEFRLQTLSEDIQDRADKFDYLVENSSRHCTGDNPMVKKVGEEYTSLAKSWRAITDRVKSLTDIIKPWKELTDLYEKLCNSYERLKGMVERALTIVEERDGGNLSDIIHQLMENHSILVGLAPQFQKLHQLDDKLLTDKICSKSKPAKKLKKVCQQVENDVEELQQRVQRKLTDLKEQEKQWKVLATNSIERLPVLEQQLAHSERSAREEREVLFAQKEEAENENCRKEERIRQLEKYQHLIVSPKSTWHMYLRCFSWKWLLLVLFLVLLLAIGFVLLGYNREGKPKVFVM; encoded by the exons ATGATGTCTGATAATGATAGTGTTATAGTGAAGGACTCTCCTGGTACCTCTGTAGATGAGAGTTGGATCCATCTCGGAGGCGAGCCTCAGGCCAAGGAG GATATTGGGCAATGGTACCGCAGTATCCAGTCCAGGCTCAAGGACATTCCCAGCTCTTCCACCGACTACCAAACCTTACTCAACACCATACAACAGCTGCAG gatATTTTTGATGCTGTTCACACTAAGAAATCGGACCCTGCAGTTAATCAATTAAAACTGTCTTTCTCATTTGACGATCTTTATCGATCTCTCTCCATCAAGCAAGACACTTCGTTTAAA GAGATAATATCTATCCACAAGGAAAAGCTGGAGGACATTCAGCAGACTCTTGAAGATGTTGAGCAGACTTTGGGACAAAAGGTGGACAAAGACTGGAGCTATCCTGACACACAGACGCTGCTCGACTCTGTGAAG gatgTACGTAAAACGATAGCGTCATGTGACGCTGGACTTCAGACTATATTGGATGCCCCCCGACCAACAAGACAAGCATCTTTTGTCCAAAAGCAAGTACAACAGATAGAGCAAGACTCAATCAGCCCGAAGTCACAG GCGTACAGAGAGAGTGAGAGCATATGCAACTCAGCAACTACACAGTTGCTTTTCTGTCAGGACTTAGAGAGACGACTGGAGAATAAGATAGAAGAACTGGACATGTTCCAAAAGGAGAAA AGAGAGAATTACTTGAAAGAACTGAGCGATGTGGAACATTGGCTGACTGGGTTCTACTCTCTCCTCTGTCAAGAGCCAGTTAGGGATGTTGAGGGAGGGGGTTATGCAAGTGGGCAGCAAGTCATATTTGATGACCAAG ACCCGAATTTTGGCTATGACTCGAGTGAAGACCTTCTCTTATCAGACAGTGGTAGCAGTGTAGGAGCGGAACATGACCACGTTGCCCTGGAAACCTCGGTGGATGCTGATCTAGGGGATGATGAATACATGGAACAAATCACACAGCGAGTGTTCAGTCCAGTGGATG GGCCTCAACTGCAGGGAGAGACAGACTTGGATGAGATGGTGGCCATTGGACCTCCATTTGAACAAGAAACTGATCTGGATGAAAAGCTAACCTCGCCAAAAcagtttatacatgtacagcaacaTATACAGCAGAGAAGCACTGACTTAGATGCTGTGACTGGGATTGGTGTGGAGGGTAGTGATGTTGACAGTGACACAGTAGTCG GAGCTGAGAGCACAGGCTCTGGCAGTACAGTCCAAGCTATAGGGGTAAGGAAAGATCAAGTTAGAGAACCTCAAGGGCTTCCTGAATCTGTCAGTGTTGGGGACGATGTTAGTGAAGAAGAAGGTAGTTCTAGCAGGGAAGAGGGCAGTGGATCGTATGAAa ACGAGAGTGATAGCAGTGGGTGGAGTGAGAGTGTAGAGCTACTATCAATGATCCATGACGCCACCCTCGACCAGCACCTACCTCATGAAATCACGACACTCACACCCGAGAACATCACCATACTTCTGCAGGCActaatg ACTGCACAGGATGAGCTCCCAATGCAAGAGGCAGGAATTCGTGATGCTCTCTCTAAGGTGGCTTTGATACTGAGCAGCAGTGGACAAGAGGAAGAACTGCTGAGGAGGGTGGGCTGGGTAGAGACGGTGTGGGACCTAGCCGCAGAGTCACTGACTGCTAGATTATCACAGCTACAGTTTGAGAATCAACAACGG ACTGTAAGAGCCAGCATTTTGGAAGTCAAGCAAGAGCTGGAAGCCCAGCCCAATCTTCTGCTGACGGCGGAGGAGGTATCTGTCAGTATGAATGCTCTGTTG GACTACTTTGAGAATGGAATCTTTGAGAAGAAGAAAAATGAGCAATTGGCAGAGATGCAGGATCTACTGACAAAGTTAGTAGAGGTGTGGCCAAAGGGAGCAACGTCTAGAGTCTGTGGTCAAGTTGTGGAGAGGCTAACTCAAGCGTATGAAACTATCAAGGAGAGA GTAACTCAACAAAAGGCCTTCCTAGTGGAATGTCTATCACTGTGGACTACCTTccagagtgggtgtggtcaattgAGTGACTGGTTAGATCATGTTGAGGAACTAGTTGCTAAGGAAACGTATGGTTATGacatcaaagagacagaaGAATGCTACCAAACGATCACG GCACTAAAGAAGCAGCTGCCATCGTATGAGAGCCAGTTCACAGAGCTGTTTGAGCATGGTGATATAATGATGCAGAAGATGGTGGAGGGCGGGGAGGCTGCTCAATCGATAGACCAGAAACTCTCTTCCTTTGAACAGCGCTTCTCTGACCTGGTCACACAAAACACTGGTGCTATCGATACGCTGGAGTCAGCTGTCAAGAAG GTGCTGATAGACTGGAAGGCGTTCACTGGAATGTATGGGGGGACCCAGTCCTTCATTAGCCAGATGACCAAAATGGTAGGAACTGAGCCATTAGAGTCATCCAATGGAGACAACACCATCCTTACCACATACATG ACTTACCAAGAGCAGCTCACTAATATGGAGGTCCAGTACAACCGTCTGGTTGCCACAGGGGAGAGCCTGTTGTCTAATAAGAAAATAGGCAACAGGGACGGGATAAGGAGTGATTTATCTCGACTCCAGGTGCTGTGGCACCCTCTCAGAGACAACGTCAGTGACAGCTTTAAACTTCTCGTCAG TGAGTACAATGACTGGATAATGATGAAGCTGCAGAAGATGTCTGGGATGGTGAGGCAGGCAGAGGAACTGGTCTCACAGAAGGTCATCTTTGTGGAGGGCTTCCCTCTCGCCAAGCTGTTTGATAACAACGCTGCTGAGCTGCTCAAGGAGGCTGACATTCTCGTGGCCAGTCAG GAGGAGCTTGACCAACTTGAGAACGATTGCACTGACATTGAAGAGGACCTCTTACAGAGACAGGTGCAACAAGAGACCAGTCCAGGCATGCGGAAGTCTGCCTCCTCTCTAGAGCTCCCTGCTACTATTTTGGAGAAACAGAGACTGCAGGAGAACAGGCTCAAGCTGCAGACCACCTCAGATGCACTACAGCCCATCATCAATGTATTTTATTTGCAATTGCAATTGTTGCAGAGCATGCAAGACGGGAGAAGTATAGTTTCAAAGGCGATGGAGTTGGTGGGGGGACAGGAAGAGCTTGAAGAAGTTCTGGCAGACCTTGAG CTGAAATTGTCTGGTGATTTCTTTGAGGGTCTTAGTGCTGAGGCATATGACCTTGGGGCAGTGGCTGAGGATTGTGAACATACCATGGATGACATTGGGGAGCAGGAGGAGTTCACACTGCCTCCATATCAGGAG ATTTCCCGAGTGAACCGATTGCTGGCAGATGAAGTGGAAACACTGAGCTCTAATACTGAGAGAGCCAGGATGAGACTTACCCTCTTCATACAGTGGTGGGCTGAGTATTATGATAACTATGACGACCTGAGTCGATGGTTGGAGGGGGCGGAGACTCGACTGCAGCAGCTAGTGGCCAGAGCCGAGAGCACACAACCACCTCTCGTCTCACCTGCTGAGCTGTTGATTGATGTTCAG GAGCTCCAGTCTGAGTGTAAAGAGAAGCAGGTGCTGCTGAATGCCCTCACTTCCACCAGTAGGAACATTATTGATGAGATAACGACCAGGGGATCGCCTCCCGGGGAGATCACTGACCAAGCCACCGATATACAGCAGCGGTTCAAGACTCTGTGTGAAGGCGTGGAgatgcgtgtgggtgtgttgaCAGAGGGGGCCAGCCTGTTTGACTCGTTTATAAATCTTCTGACTGATTTTGCCAACTGGTTGAACGAGTTTCATAGCACACTCTATGATGAAGTGTGCGTACGCATTCAGGCCAAGGCTTCGGATGAGATTATAAGTCGACACAAGAACAGATTGGAG GGGTACCTGCAGAAGGTATCGGCTCACACTCTTGAGTATGAGAGCTTGATGGCCAACAGTGACAAATGGGGGGATCACCTGATCCCCGATGAGAGTGGTGGTAACCTTCCCTCTCCCTCAGAACCTTCACCACCTCCATTCTCAG TTGACGATGATTTTGCTTCCCAAGTGCCACTGCCCTATGTTAAGAAGCGTTTAGGCTCTATATCCAAAAAGTGGTCCAAGATCCAGGAGCTCATTGTAGAGAGGGAGCATCAATTGGAGATCAATGGAGGTTCTATTCAGACATTCTTTGAGTCGTTGCAAGCCATGACTGACTGGATCGAGGGGAAGCTAAAACTTGAGATACTAGCCTCTCCTCCACCAGCAAATCTAACTGCACTCAAGGAACATCTACAGCTACTGAAG GACTTGGAAACTGAGATGGAGGGCCAGGTGGTGATGATTGAGTCACTGACCCAGGCAGTGGCCGCCCTCAAACAAACGTTATCTGGTCCCAATGTGGTGGTGGTGGAAAGAAAGATGTCTGAAATGAACCAGTTGTGGACGAGGCTGGAGGAAGACAAAGACAAGAGGGAGAAAG TGTGTCAGGCTCTGATGCCCCGTATCAAGTCATTCTGGGTGTCTTGTGATGGTCTAGAGGAGTGGGTAGCACAGCGAGAGACCACCTTCACTGAGTGTGGACCCATTGGGGCCAACCTCACTAGACTTAAGGAACAGGGGGAGATCCTCCAG ACTCTGGATGATGAGCTGCTGGAGAAAAAGAGGGAGCCCGAGGATGTAGTTAGTGAGTCAACCAACCTCCTCAAAGAGTGTCAGGACAACTCTGGAGCTGATATATTGACTAAGTCCAAAGATATGGATGCCCGATTTTCCACCCTCTCTCAAGAATCTGTGGAAAGACTAGAGCTTTGTGAAGAAGCATTGTCAGCTTGTCAGGACTTTCAAAAGAAAGTGGACAGTTTTGTACAGTGGCTAGAAATTATTGAGAAGAGCCTGACTGACATGAAGGATGTCAAGAAGCCGATTGGAACGATACAGCTGCAATTGGATGAATTTTAT GATTTCATGCGTGATGTAGAGACCCATACAGAAGACTACCTGTCGCTGTGCCCTGAGGCCAAGCGGCTGTCAGACCAGTACAAGCCAAGTGATGTCCTGGATGAGATGATGGTGGGACTAGGCAACAGGTGGACTCAGTGTGTAGAAGCTCTCACTAAAAG GTGCGATGATCTGCTTGAACTGATAGCACTGTGGAACAAGTACGAGTCAGAAGTCAAAGGTCTCTTGGACTGGATCACGGATGAAGCTAACAAATTCTCCAAACAGGTTACTACTAAGGGAGACGAAGGAGTGGAGGACTATATACAGGCTTGCAAG GAGTTCACCGATACAATGTCTAACAAGAAGGAGGGTATTACTGAGATCCAGAAATTAGCAGACAAACTCAGGAAGGAGGATGGGGTCAAGAAGAATGGAACCAGTGATGTTGACTCAAG GTGGAATGATGTCAACCAGCATTGGGGCTCACTGGTTAAGTTGCTCAGTGAGACCATGCTCCACCTGGAGTCCACCCATGCTGAAATGCGTCATGTGATCCGAATCAGGAGGGAGGAGTTTGGTTGGCTGGAGACCTGTGAATTAGCAGCTGCTGACAAAGTTCGGACTGAGGGGGATGTGGCAGTAATTGAGCAGGAGATTGAAACGCACAAG CAACTGTTGACTGAAATCCAAAATCACCAGAAAGAGTGTGAATTCATAAAAAGAACCATAACCTTCCTTGTTGAGCATTCACGTAAAGAAAACCGCGAACCTCTCAAAGCTGAAGCAGAAGATTTCTGTGCACGCTATCAATTACTACTCTCATCTGAGGACACATACATCAGTCATCTCCAAGAGTCTATTCCATACTGGGAAGAATTCAAGAAACAGTCACATGAACTTTCTGAGTGGATCGATTGGGCAAATGAAGAGTTGGTATCTGATCGAGTCGTGTCAGGCAATGCGTCAGTCACTAATACCAGCCTTGACAATGCCCAGAATCTTCTTCAAGACACTCGCTCCAAGAAAGCTCCCCTCAACGCCGCTGTACACGTTGGAGATGACCTTAATGAACTCGTAGTGTCTGCAGACCAGCAATACATAGCTGACACACTAGAGTGTCTGAAGGACGGGCAAGAGTCTGTGAATGTCAAGACAGAGAACCTTGTTACAATGTTGGATGATAGACTCAGGAGTTGGCAG GTGTTCCCAGTGGAAGAGGCTCGTGTGGTGCAGGAGTTCCTGGAAGATGTCAGCAATGCCATCGAGGAGGACTTAGATGAGGAAGAGCTCTCCTCAGAACAGCTCATGGACAAGATAGAACAGCTGGAG TCACTACAAGAGGCACAGCAGAGCAATGAGCAGAAGGTGTTTGCTATTGAGCAATCAGCGGGGAGTGATGCCATAAAGAAAGCACTCGAGAAGAATCCTGATATCTCCAAGGAGAGAAACAACCTTCTGCAAG GCTGGTCTTGTGTGTCTTCCACCCTGAGAGATAAGATCACTACCATAAAGCAGAAGGCGTCCATGGTCAAGGAGGTGGAGTCTCTCTGCAGAAGCTGTGAGGATCAAATCAAAGACTATCAGAGCCATCTTGATGCGCCCCTCCTCCCTTCCGTACTGCTGGAAAGTATTCATGCTGACACCAGAGAAAGAGCT GACCGGCTCCACAACAGTTGCCAATCATTGCTAACCTCTCTTAACAAAGCTCTTCATAAGTATGACTCCTCCAACAACCAGTTTCTCACCGTGCCTGTCTATCTTAGAGACAAAGCTTCATCTTGCAGTGATCAATTCACTCGACTCTCTGCCAGAGCTGAAGAGTGGGGTAGTCGAATCGATGACATCATTTCCTCATGGACTACATTCAAAGAGTACCTTGGGACCCTCTTGAGCTGGTGCAACGAATCTTTGTCTGAAGTTTCTACCCTGAGTACTGTGCAAAACTTCGCCACAGATTTTTCATCATTGGAGTTCCGTCTACAA ACCCTTTCTGAAGACATTCAAGATAGAGCTGATAAGTTTGATTATCTGGTTGAGAATAGTTCCAGACACTGCACTGGAGACAATCCGATGGTCAAGAAGGTTGGAGAGGAGTACACCAGCCTGGCGAAGTCATGGCGAGCAATTACTGACAGGGTGAAGTCACTGACAGACATTATTAAGCCTTGGAAAGAGCTAACTGATCTTTATGAAAAACTTTGCAATTCGTACGAGAGGCTAAAAGGGATGGTGGAGCGTGCTCTGACTATCGTTGAAGAACGAGACGGAGGGAATCTGTCGGATATAATTCATCAGCTCATG GAGAACCACAGTATCCTTGTCGGGTTAGCCCCTCAGTTTCAAAAGCTTCACCAGCTCGATGACAAACTGCTTACCGATAAAATTTGCAGCAAGTCCAAACCAGCTAAAAAGCTGAAGAAAGTTTGTCAGCAGGTCGAGAATGATGTGGAGGAGCTTCAACAGAGAGTGCAAAGGAAATTGACTGATCTTAAAGAGCAA GAGAAGCAATGGAAAGTGCTAGCCACCAACAGCATAGAGAGACTGCCAGTGCTAGAACAACAGTTAGCGCACAGTGAGAGATCAGCAAGAGAAGAGAGGGAAGTTCTGTTTGCGCAAAAAGAAGAAGCTGAAAATGAAAACTGCCGTAAAGAAGAACGCATCAGACAACTTGAGAAGTACCAACATTTAATTGTTTCACCTAAGTCTACATGGCACATGTATCTTAGATGTTTCTCTTGGAAGTGGCTCCtccttgttttgtttttgGTGTTGCTACTTGCTATTGGGTTTGTTTTGTTGGGCTACAACCGGGAGGGTAAACCAAAGGTATTTGTTATGTAA